In a single window of the Labeo rohita strain BAU-BD-2019 chromosome 23, IGBB_LRoh.1.0, whole genome shotgun sequence genome:
- the spen gene encoding msx2-interacting protein isoform X1, with the protein MVRETRHLWVGNLPENVREEKIIEHFKRYGRVESVKVLPKRGSEGGVAAFVDFVDIKSAQKAHNSINKMGDRDLRTDYNEPGTIPSAARGLDDSLSIATRGRDVSGFTRGAGGPVYGPPVSLHSREGRFERRLDGAADGRERSYDHSAYGHHERSSSNSSSFDRQRHYETDYYRDSRDRALSGASGSASSASGSIGSGSSGPSVVVAGSVAGSSGAGGSSSSAAGVGSGGSTPGGIVYYGSRSRSPSRFETTETRYEPRAREAFTLASVVHRDLYREERGRRGERTYHHSRSRSPHSSQSHNPSPQRLPSQAARAARSHSGSGSRSRSSSSDSVSSTSSSGSGSSDSSSSSSDRSPARSVQSAAVPAPSAQPLPSLDKDEPRKSFGIKVQNLPVRSTDTSLKDGLFHEFKKHGKVTSVQIHGASEERYGLVFFRQQEDQEKALSASKGKLFFGMQIDVTAWHGPETESENEFRPLDERIDEFHPKATRTLFIGNLEKTTTCHDLLNIFQRFGEIVDIDIKKVNGSPQYAFLQYCDIASVCKAIKKMDGEYLGNNRLKLGFGKSMPTTCVWLDGLSSSITEQYLTRHFCRYGHVVKVVFDRLKGMALILYNNIEYAQAAVKETKGWKIGGNKIKVDFANQESQMAFYRSMQASGQDIRDFYEIINERRDERRPPYHEFTAERAYYENVRTPGSYTEDPRRKYPARSREFYSEWDPYQGDYYDPRYYDDPREYRDYRDPYEQDIRKYSYLQRERERERERFETDRERDHGRRTVEHNQSPSHPRRPASPAASPSLSERPPSDSEHHVYSRSSERSGSCSSLSPPRFEKPDKIRLERHNKSDKSEKDKSLFEAERGNGGEKDRRAGRKEKGDKDRTEKQKLRKLKLASPTVPSSEPDLELDRDTSPETSVTHRSKSSKSLVKDKDYPGKGKLDLPPCVVQLTRVKEKEGKLIDSILSEKQKTKVGSDPVRSPTTPPSADHKGLPFRVETQARDFFKHGKHLKEKGLASQVEVVDKEGKVKNKKYLAFDTSSSADPDRLAARKRRFEDTSGKADNLRRLSQEEDEGKLRRIIDEPMLKDIDYDKKMQRKEAYKREKIKPERMVTVSTTKEELDTVMSVGLSLDLQARLGEPTEEATDPLDSLDQKTGTVGAHSQPSFGLAVSDDGSVDMDFSRDQEQQHLTSYHILSSRLERDSESKERLLSDIDHSQSCRKQMEQNRRLQQQLLEYDKSDKTESTPSTDAEDFEHRSLVHEVGKPPQDVTGDSPPSKRKKSGPFEFDFGTKRERDYQRFRQINDEPERRLASLPGTPYAEDSSQLLEKEPDSPVAMNKNCLQFDVSKYNIGNAVRQGLSSHAEILKVKTSVTEEEFCWESNIRQGTLRGEMSFPTSIVKRESIRKRPERELEPGEVQSDSDEDSESRHLALKPNSFKTEHEERLSDVKSSESLEKNKFYEFALDKTITPDTKALLERAKSLSSSREENWSFLGHDSKFKSFRNSTDKEKAEPTPRPIPSWYMKKKKTRSVSDGKLDDKKEDAKPDEQERQELFASRFLHSSIFEQDSKRLQHLERKNNDPEVRVSRDGNKSESQGEQAGSGGSDLSQEPRVLFHSRFLELQRDKNQQLLVSDRVSVTEEEEEEEEKTLDEEFGPSPNVSEISQESTISHIPVTTSPVSLSKVSESSVQHDKPVLPSTLANRDGPETVNEQSEDAPVDSLPPIGLKEENTAVPVSTTPTEPMIKEDVAVIEPKEKLSEPLGTVNPTVEQDIDVKPPTPGASLSNIEPESNPFQASSPLLSKPSQPQEITELSETKTEPVNASPHKVASPLDVALPETEPEVERVQPPRKQPKSKKVKTVSPTPVPQVANEKPATRKSERIDREKLKRSSSPRGDSTKLIVDSKNTAKSPVHATDSEQVHESNVNHSKTRQRRNVRSVYATPHEDEAPQQPGKEITEPPRSTRKRCSDKEAATQQNRRGRPPKTRKRGDDMSPVKGDQTKNSESEDTENKESTSSGEISKTAEPWRSPRSQKGQSPIRAVQSRKTLKLDKVSGSPEPIQSDTAAVDVSPAQDHQPESKDETLMQVGQLSQDTKQHITKREKGLAHPAEEKSTDNDIEITSVEKSQALDQKKVKASRPTRNTKMILDDKSINEVDTVKDALHSGDNKAVSLESSLKTKTTQLVKEDSNIPIYHKEEDVCSPEEKEESLSEMEPPTDPVAAFLARQMELERAVENISRLTDEQPPAPYKEPRAEPATLTPPVIVQPADDTEVEKPANPASETELAAAIDSITAEDISGDADGFSAPTTYTALLPTPETLVLPVSSEVIEPETDLSVKTIVESEQDSVMVPDSKSSQTSNTDTSLTESPLSEAAKKGGRARPKTPKKSKGRKVSLNRKLDITDDAVLEPESTIVKLPESIPEEIQTANPKAATSAAAAAVVTVAAACKHEATATVTLDTPKEAEQPAVDQPEPQESAFHSGNNSPSYLRTQQPSPEPVAPALTSPTTHLNSPASSKTPLASPEWNTRTEEKGIPPKPQVSVALSTPGVGGPPANPPMPPDTKASDIDPSSSTLRKILMEPKYVSASNSNAVPSMQFTTTLADPRMSDNENSVEAVLPVKTSLPEDRPSPITQLVPRTAPPPPLQQCEPPQILKEKLAITSSATSVISRIPMPFDFEDTPRISLSNRSSGMSLPKQKYRTGLNENSRYHGLNPSEDGGSVGRPVVESTHCNTGSSTGLRVNTSEGVVVLSYSGQKTEGPQRIIAKISQIPPASAVDIEFQQSVTKSQIKQEPPSHPSTPKGSQTPTGYGHAGVVLAGQTFSAQPVISSINHESPSSEKSEPSYHTGPQGGSVKTFQHSTSHQLLRYSQSMAQQQHIKKNGAAETVSMKADMKPSQTFSVKPVLSPHHPSLAGNHILSPNAPHERVLSQPKQDSHSPRASGHSTSPFPKVCPPTSSVVLGPAGSMPQYVSNIHHAEQSVIMPPHSVTQSVPIGHLSQGDVRASTPSLSGMGYGIRSENLLSPRSAPPQRSTTPQPAVIRDAVLKSHAGSSVDSQVVGTSNDDMQSLPQGLRRASAPQLQPDSIVMQPELKGLHHRALRLDQFARDVRLLVHQHLTDHPGVVESRQTRTPEAMQSSSHISSASSKVSPVVKNAPQSVRDAPKAMELKMSPSPHSDNRIIGHPSGSVMVSPQGVQLIHPGNANSMSEYYREMRGFHPQYPSHSVIGINLANRGIPASQVSQIDHGQRHKVPSVSSIESVGSFGESKHDGSHIRHPSSMDLSHISRVQGETGSPSYTSPVTITPKLELPITVQKGPQGPVSNQMKPPSSVSSQMRSDFKLDHTGLRSVDMVQLLTKYPIIWQGHLALKNDTAAVQLHFVSGNNVLAHRSLPPPEGGAFLRIAQRMRLEASQLEGVARRMTAENEYCLLLALPCGLDQEDVHNQTHALKTGFITYLQAKQAAGIINVPNPGSNQPAYVVQIFPPCEFSESHLSHLAPDLLNSISSISPHLMIVIASV; encoded by the exons TAGTGATTCCAGCAGCAGCTCCAGTGATCGTTCCCCAGCTAGATCTGTTCAGTCAGCAGCTGTACCTGCCCCCTCTGCTCAGCCCTTACCTTCACTGGACAAAGATGAACCTCGCAAAAGTTTTGGTATCAAAGTGCAGAACCTCCCTGTGCGCTCAACGG ATACAAGCCTGAAGGATGGTCTTTTCCATGAATTTAAGAAACATGGCAAAGTGACATCAGTTCAAATCCATGGTGCCTCTGAGGAACGATATGGATTAGTGTTCTTTCGCCAGCAAGAGGACCAAGAAAAAGCTCTAAGTGCATCTAAAGGGAAGCTGTTTTTTGGCATGCAAATTGATGTCACTGCTTGGCATGGTCCAG AAACAGAGAGTGAGAACGAGTTCCGACCTTTGGATGAACGTATAGATGAGTTTCACCCCAAAGCTACAAGGACGTTATTCATAGGAAATTTGGAGAAAACCACAACCTGCCATGACCTGCTTAACATATTTCAGCGTTTTGGAGAGATTGTT GACATCgatataaaaaaggtaaatggtTCCCCACAATATGCCTTTCTCCAGTATTGTGACATAGCAAGTGTCTGCAAAGCAATTAAGAAAATGGATGGTGAATATCTTGGCAACAACAGGTTAAAG CTTGGTTTTGGCAAGAGTATGCCTACAACATGTGTATGGTTGGATGGCTTGTCCTCCAGTATTACAGAACAGTATCTCACAAGGCACTTTTGTCGTTATGGACATGTTGTAAAG gttGTGTTTGACCGACTAAAAGGAATGGCCCTCatcttatataataatatagagTATGCACAGGCCGCTGTCAAAGAAACAAAGGGTTGGAAAATTggaggaaataaaataaag GTTGACTTTGCCAACCAGGAAAGCCAGATGGCTTTTTACCGTTCAATGCAGGCATCTGGACAAGACATAAGAGATTTCTATGAAATCATAAATGAACGAAG agatGAGCGCCGGCCGCCATATCATGAATTCACAGCTGAACGGGCATACTATGAGAATGTGCGTACCCCAGGTTCCTACACAGAGGATCCACGTCGAAAATATCCTGCCAGAAGTCGAGAGTTTTATTCGGAATGGGATCCTTATCAGGGAGATTACTATGACCCACGATACTACGATGACCCACGTGAATACAGGGATTATAGAGACCCATATGAACAGGATATTCGGAAGTACAGCTACTTACAAAGAGAGCGTGAAAGGGAAAGAGAGCGGTTTGAAACGGATCGTGAACGAGACCACGGTCGGCGAACAGTTGAACATAATCAAAGCCCATCCCATCCACGTCGTCCTGCTAGTCCTGCTGCCTCCCCATCCCTTTCTGAACGTCCTCCCAGTGACTCTGAACATCATGTTTACAGCCGCTCATCTGAGCGAAGTGGCAGCTGCAGCTCACTTTCTCCACCACGATTTGAAAAGCCAGATAAAATTCGTTTGGAGAGGCACAATAAGAGTGATAAATCCGAGAAAGACAAATCACTTTTTGAGGCAGAGCGTGGAAACGGAGGAGAAAAAGACAGACGTGCTGGACGAAAGGAAAAAGGAGACAAGGACAGGACTGAAAAGCAAAAACTGAGAAAATTAAAACTTGCATCTCCTACTGTTCCATCATCAGAGCCAGACCTTGAACTTGACAGGGACACTAGCCCAGAGACTAGCGTAACTCACAGAAGTAAATCCAGCAAATCATTGGTCAAAGACAAAGACTACCCTGGAAAAGGAAAACTTGATCTGCCACCTTGTGTTGTCCAGCTGACAAGAGTAAAGGAGAAGGAAGGGAAGTTAATAGACAGTATCCTCAGcgagaaacaaaaaacaaaggttGGGAGTGACCCCGTTCGGTCTCCAACCACCCCACCCTCTGCTGATCACAAGGGTTTGCCCTTCCGTGTAGAGACTCAAGCTAGAGATTTCTTTAAGCATGGAAAACATCTCAAGGAGAAAGGCTTGGCTAGTCAAGTTGAGGTTGTGGATAAAGAGGGcaaagtgaaaaacaaaaaataccttGCCTTTGACACCAGCTCTTCTGCGGATCCCGACCGCTTGGCTGCACGAAAGAGGCGCTTTGAAGATACTTCTGGAAAGGCTGACAATTTAAGGAGGCTAAGTCAGGAGGAGGATGAAGGGAAGTTAAGGAGAATAATTGATGAACCGATGCTAAAAGACATTGATTATGATAAAAAGATGCAACGAAAAGAAGCGtataagagagaaaaaataaagcCAGAGAGGATGGTTACTGTTAGTACTACAAAAGAAGAGCTGGACACTGTAATGTCGGTAGGCCTCAGTCTAGACCTTCAGGCTCGACTTGGGGAACCAACTGAGGAGGCAACAGATCCCTTAGATAGCCTTGATCAAAAGACAGGTACTGTGGGAGCTCATAGTCAACCAAGTTTCGGTCTTGCAGTCTCTGATGATGGAAGTGTAGATATGGACTTTTCAAGAGACCAAGAACAGCAGCACTTAACTAGCTACCACATACTCTCCTCAAGGCTAGAAAGAGATTCTGAAAGTAAAGAAAGGTTGCTCTCAGACATTGATCACTCGCAGAGTTGCAGAAAACAAATGGAGCAGAACCGGCGCCTACAGCAACAATTGCTAGAGTATGATAAATCTGATAAAACTGAAAGCACACCAAGCACTGATGCAGAGGACTTTGAGCATCGAAGCCTTGTGCATGAGGTAGGAAAACCACCTCAAGATGTAACTGGCGATTCACCACCCAGCAAGCGAAAGAAGTCAGGACcatttgaatttgattttgGCACTAAAAGAGAGCGAGATTATCAGAGGTTCAGACAGATAAATGATGAACCTGAAAGGCGACTTGCTTCACTTCCAGGGACACCCTATGCTGAGGATTCATCACAATTGCTGGAAAAAGAGCCAGATTCACCCGTGGCAATGAATAAAAATTGCTTGCAGTTTGATGTATCAAAATACAATATTGGCAACGCAGTGCGGCAAGGGCTTTCGTCGCATGCAGAGattttgaaagtgaaaacaTCAGTGACTGAAGAGGAGTTCTGCTGGGAGAGCAATATTAGGCAGGGCACATTGAGAGGAGAAATGAGCTTCCCCACCAGCATTGTTAAACGGGAAAGTATCCGAAAACGTCCTGAACGTGAATTGGAACCTGGGGAGGTTCAATCAGACTCTGATGAAGATAGTGAAAGCAGACATCTTGCATTAAAGCCAAACTCTTTCAAAACAGAGCATGAAGAGAGGCTTTCAGATGTGAAGTCTTCAGAGTCACTTGAAAAGAATAAGTTCTATGAATTCGCATTGGATAAGACCATAACACCAGACACCAAAGCTTTGCTCGAGCGTGCTAAGTCGCTGTCTTCATCTAGGGAAGAAAATTGGTCTTTCCTTGGTCATGACtcaaaattcaaaagctttcGGAACAGCACAGACAAAGAGAAGGCTGAACCCACTCCAAGGCCTATTCCTTCTTGgtacatgaaaaaaaagaaaactcgCTCTGTTTCTGATGGAAAACTTGATGATAAAAAGGAAGATGCCAAGCCTGATGAACAGGAGCGACAAGAGCTTTTTGCTTCACGCTTCCTTCATAGCTCAATCTTCGAACAGGACTCAAAGCGACTTCAGCACCTTGAGCGGAAAAATAATGACCCTGAAGTTAGAGTCAGTAGAGATGGTAATAAAAGTGAGTCCCAGGGGGAACAGGCTGGATCAGGAGGATCAGATCTCTCTCAAGAACCAAGAGTACTTTTTCATAGCCGCTTCTTAGAACTTCAAAGGGATAAGAACCAACAGCTGCTAGTTTCAGACAGAGTTAGTGTAAccgaggaggaggaggaggaggaggaaaagACTTTGGATGAAGAGTTTGGGCCATCCCCCAATGTATCGGAAATTTCCCAAGAATCAACAATTAGTCATATTCCAGTTACAACATCACCAGTGTCTCTGTCCAAAGTTTCAGAGTCTTCAGTGCAGCATGATAAGCCAGTTTTGCCCTCTACATTGGCAAACAGAGATGGTCCAGAAACAGTGAATGAGCAGTCGGAAGATGCTCCAGTAGATTCTCTTCCACCAATTGGCCTAAAGGAGGAGAACACAGCTGTTCCAGTGAGTACTACACCCACTGAACCCATGATAAAAGAAGATGTAGCCGTCATAGAACCTAAAGAAAAGCTGAGTGAGCCTTTAGGAACTGTAAACCCAACTGTTGAACAGGATATTGATGTCAAACCTCCTACTCCTGGTGCATCTCTAAGTAATATTGAGCCAGAAAGCAATCCTTTTCAGGCATCCTCTCCATTGTTATCAAAGCCCAGTCAACCTCAAGAGATCACAGAGCtttctgaaacaaaaacagaaccTGTTAATGCTTCTCCTCACAAGGTTGCATCCCCACTGGATGTAGCGCTGCCAGAAACAGAACCTGAGGTTGAACGGGTACAGCCACCACGTAAACAACCCAAGagtaaaaaggtaaaaacgGTCTCACCAACACCAGTCCCTCAGGTTGCTAATGAGAAACCAGCTACACGAAAGAGTGAACGCATTGATAGAGAAAAGCTGAAAAGATCCTCATCCCCCAGAGGAGACTCTACAAAACTCATTGTTGACTctaaaaacactgcaaaatctccTGTTCATGCAACAGATTCAGAGCAGGTCCATGAATCAAACGTAAACCACAGCAAAACACGGCAGCGACGGAATGTGCGATCCGTTTATGCAACACCCCATGAGGATGAGGCTCCTCAACAACCAGGAAAAGAGATTACAGAACCTCCTCGTTCCACCCGTAAGCGCTGTAGTGATAAGGAGGCTGCAACACAACAGAACAGAAGAGGTCGTCCACCCAAGACTCGCAAAAGAGGTGATGATATGTCTCCAGTTAAGGGTGATCAGACTAAAAATTCTGAGAGTGAAGACACTGAAAATAAGGAGTCAACAAGTAGTGGAGAAATATCTAAAACAGCAGAGCCATGGCGCTCTCCGCGATCCCAAAAGGGGCAGTCGCCAATAAGAGCAGTACAAAGTAGGAAAACATTGAAATTAGACAAGGTTTCAGGTAGCCCAGAACCCATTCAGTCAGACACAGCAGCGGTTGATGTGTCACCTGCTCAAGATCACCAACCTGAATCCAAAGATGAAACTTTAATGCAAGTTGGACAATTGTCACAAGATACTAAACAACATATAACTAAAAGAGAAAAGGGACTTGCACATCCTGCTGAGGAAAAATCAACAGATAACGATATAGAAATCACTTCTGTAGAAAAATCACAGGCATTAGATCAAAAGAAAGTCAAGGCATCAAGGCCAACACGGAACACCAAAATGATACTTGATGATAAGTCTATCAATGAGGTGGATACAGTTAAGGATGCCCTTCATTCAGGTGATAACAAAGCTGTAAGTTTGGAAAGTTCTTTGAAAACCAAAACCACACAGTTGGTAAAAGAAGACTCAAACATCCCAATTTACCACAAAGAGGAAGATGTTTGCAGTCCTGAGGAAAAGGAGGAGTCTCTTTCAGAAATGGAGCCTCCTACTGATCCTGTGGCTGCCTTCCTTGCCCGTCAAATGGAATTGGAAAGGGCAGTGGAGAATATTTCAAGACTTACAGATGAACAGCCTCCAGCACCTTACAAAGAACCCCGTGCTGAACCAGCTACCCTAACGCCACCTGTTATAGTGCAACCTGCAGATGATACAGAGGTTGAAAAGCCTGCGAATCCAGCAAGTGAAACTGAACTGGCTGCTGCAATTGATTCCATTACTGCTGAGGATATATCAGGTGATGCAGATGGATTCTCTGCTCCAACAACATACACAGCCCTCCTTCCCACACCAGAGACACTTGTTTTGCCAGTATCAAGTGAGGTTATTGAACCTGAGACAGACTTGTCTGTAAAGACCATTGTGGAATCTGAACAAGACAGTGTTATGGTTCCAGATTCTAAATCTTCTCAAACAAGTAACACAGATACTTCACTCACAGAGTCTCCATTATCAGAGGCAGCCAAAAAAGGAGGGAGAGCACGGCCAAAAACACCCAAGAAATCCAAAGGACGGAAGGTTTCTTTGAACAGAAAGTTAGATATCACTGATGATGCAGTGCTGGAACCTGAATCCACTATAGTCAAACTTCCAGAATCTATCCCAGAAGAAATTCAAACTGCCAACCCTAAGGCAGCAACATCAGCAGCTGCAGCAGCTGTAGTTACTGTTGCTGCTGCATGCAAACATGAAGCTACAGCTACAGTGACTTTAGACACGCCAAAAGAGGCAGAACAGCCTGCTGTTGACCAGCCTGAACCTCAAGAGTCTGCCTTCCACTCTGGGAATAACAGTCCTTCTTATTTAAGGACACAACAGCCATCTCCTGAACCAGTAGCACCTGCCCTTACTTCACCTACAACTCACCTGAATTCACCTGCATCTTCCAAGACCCCTCTCGCATCCCCCGAGTGGAACACTAGGACGGAGGAGAAAGGAATTCCACCTAAACCACAAGTGAGTGTGGCACTGTCTACACCAGGAGTTGGGGGACCCCCAGCAAATCCTCCTATGCCCCCTGACACAAAGGCCTCAGATATTGACCCAAGCTCCAGCACATTGCGAAAGATTCTAATGGAACCAAAGTATGTGTCTGCTTCAAATAGCAATGCAGTCCCAAGTATGCAGTTCACAACCACATTAGCAGATCCACGGATGTCtgataatgaaaattcagttgaGGCTGTGCTTCCCGTAAAAACCTCTCTACCTGAAGACAGACCTAGCCCTATAACTCAACTTGTACCCCGTACAGCTCCACCACCACCTCTGCAACAATGTGAGCCACCACAGATCCTAAAGGAGAAACTGGCTATAACTTCCTCTGCTACTTCAGTCATTAGTCGGATCCCTATGCCCTTCGATTTTGAAGACACTCCTCGGATCTCGTTAAGCAACCGTAGCTCTGGAATGTCCTTACCCAAGCAGAAGTATCGTACAGGCTTGAATGAAAATAGCAGGTATCATGGACTTAACCCCTCTGAGGATGGCGGAAGTGTTGGACGCCCTGTTGTTGAAAGCACACATTGTAACACAGGGTCAAGTACTGGTTTAAGGGTCAATACTTCCGAAGGGGTGGTGGTTTTGAGTTATTCTGGACAAAAGACAGAAGGACCACAGCGGATCATTGCTAAAATAAGTCAAATCCCACCAGCCAGTGCAGTAGATATAGAGTTTCAGCAGTCTGTAACAAAATCACAGATAAAACAAGAACCACCATCTCACCCCTCTACCCCAAAAGGATCACAGACACCTACAGGTTATGGACACGCAGGGGTAGTGTTAGCTGGCCAAACATTCAGTGCTCAGCCTGTTATTTCCTCAATTAATCATGAAAGTCCTAGCTCTGAAAAATCTGAACCATCCTACCACACTGGTCCACAAGGAGGTTCTGTGAAAACCTTCCAGCACTCCACAAGCCATCAACTTTTGAGGTACAGTCAGTCAATGGCACAGCAACAGCATATTAAGAAAAATGGAGCAGCTGAAACCGTTTCAATGAAAGCTGATATGAAACCATCACAGACCTTCAGTGTTAAACCAGTTTTAAGCCCACACCACCCATCTTTAGCAGGCAATCACATTTTAAGTCCAAATGCTCCACATGAAAGAGTGCTCTCACAACCTAAGCAAGATTCGCATTCTCCAAGGGCGTCAGGCCATTCCACGTCACCTTTTCCAAAAGTTTGTCCTCCTACCAGCTCGGTTGTTTTGGGACCAGCTGGTTCTATGCCTCAGTATGTCTCAAATATACACCATGCTGAGCAGTCAGTGATCATGCCTCCTCATAGTGTCACTCAGTCTGTGCCCATAGGTCATTTGTCCCAAGGAGATGTCAGAGCCAGTACTCCATCATTATCTGGAATGGGTTATGGAATACGTTCGGAAAACCTATTATCGCCTCGATCTGCACCTCCACAGCGCTCCACGACTCCTCAGCCTGCAGTGATCAGAGATGCTGTACTGAAGTCACATGCAGGTTCATCTGTTGATAGTCAGGTTGTTGGGACAAGCAATGATGATATGCAGAGTCTCCCTCAAGGACTTCGTAGAGCCTCTGCACCACAGTTACAACCGGACAGCATAGTAATGCAGCCCGAATTAAAAGGTCTGCATCACAGGGCATTGCGTCTAGATCAGTTTGCCAGAGATGTGCGTCTACTTGTGCACCAGCATTTGACTGATCATCCAGGTGTTGTTGAAAGTCGCCAAACTCGAACACCAGAGGCAATGCAGTCGTCTTCGCACATATCATCTGCTTCTTCAAAAGTCTCCCCTGTGGTAAAGAACGCTCCACAGTCTGTGAGGGATGCACCAAAAGCAATGGAGCTTAAAATGTCACCCTCCCCTCACTCAGACAATAGGATAATAGGACACCCATCTGGCTCTGTGATGGTATCTCCTCAAGGAGTTCAATTGATTCATCCTGGGAATGCAAACTCCATGTCTGAATACTACAGAGAAATGCGTGGCTTCCATCCTCAGTATCCAAGTCATTCAGTAATTGGAATTAACTTGGCTAATCGTGGAATTCCTGCATCACAG gtctcacaaattgaTCATGGTCAGAGGCACAAGGTTCCCTCTGTCTCCTCCATTGAGTCTGTGGGAAGTTTTGGCGAATCAAAACATGACGGTTCTCACATTCGACACCCGAGCTCCATGGATTTGTCTCACATATCACGGGTTCAGGGTGAGACTGGCTCCCCCTCTTACACTTCTCCAGTGACTATAACACCCAAATTGGAGTTGCCTATCACTGTGCAGAAGGGACCTCAAGGACCTGTTTCAAACCAGATGAAACCTCCATCCTCAGTCAGTTCCCAGATGCGATCAGACTTTAAACTTGACCACACAGGACTTCGGTCTGTTGACATGGTGCAGTTGTTAAcg AAATACCCAATTATTTGGCAGGGTCACCTGGCACTTAAGAATGACACTGCAGCAGTACAGCTGCACTTCGTGTCTGGTAACAATGTCCTGGCTCACCGTTCACTGCCACCGCCAGAAGGAGGTGCCTTTCTTCGCATTGCCCAGAGAATGCGCCTAGAGGCCTCACAACTTGAGGGAGTTGCAAGACGTATGACT GCTGAAAATGAATACTGCCTTCTATTGGCATTGCCTTGTGGACTGGACCAAGAGGATGTCCACAACCAGACCCATGCTCTTAAAACCGGTTTCATCACTTACCTGCAAGCAAAACAAGCTGCTGGAATTATCAATGTCCCAAATCCAGGCTCAAATCAG CCAGCCTACGTTGTCCAGATTTTCCCTCCTTGCGAGTTTTCTGAGAGCCACTTGTCTCATCTCGCTCCGGACCTTCTCAATAGCATCTCCAGTATCTCTCCCCATCTTATGATTGTTATAGCATCTGTATAA